The following are encoded together in the Novosphingobium resinovorum genome:
- a CDS encoding acyl-homoserine-lactone synthase: MRLIAVQNQGLTRDSHLIEQMHVLRARVFRDRLGWDVDVAGGHEVDDYDALNPVYLLVVSDSTKHVVGCARLLPGSGPTMLGRTFPVLLDGGPLPSGHHLIESSRFCIDTDVAGANTARGLHQATMMLFSGILDWAIAHGYSQVMTVTDLRFERILKRAGLPFSRLGSAHPIGNTMAIAGIVPATEETAFSVRPAGYLPLGQSLIAA; the protein is encoded by the coding sequence ATGCGTCTTATCGCGGTCCAAAACCAAGGCCTGACTAGAGATTCTCATCTCATCGAGCAGATGCACGTGCTGCGTGCCCGCGTCTTTCGCGACCGCCTGGGTTGGGATGTTGATGTCGCCGGGGGGCACGAGGTTGACGACTACGATGCGCTAAACCCGGTCTATCTTCTGGTGGTCAGCGACAGCACCAAACATGTGGTTGGCTGCGCGCGGCTTCTGCCAGGATCCGGGCCGACGATGCTGGGGCGCACGTTTCCGGTTCTTCTTGATGGTGGGCCGCTTCCTAGCGGGCACCACCTCATAGAGAGCTCCCGATTTTGTATCGACACCGATGTGGCTGGAGCAAACACCGCGCGCGGGCTCCACCAAGCCACGATGATGCTCTTCAGCGGTATTCTGGACTGGGCCATTGCGCATGGGTACTCCCAAGTCATGACGGTGACCGATCTGCGTTTCGAGCGGATCCTCAAGCGGGCAGGGCTCCCTTTCTCGCGCCTGGGGTCGGCGCATCCAATCGGCAATACGATGGCCATCGCCGGCATTGTCCCGGCAACTGAAGAGACGGCCTTCTCGGTGCGACCAGCCGGCTATCTGCCGCTTGGTCAGTCACTGATCGCCGCCTGA
- the trbB gene encoding P-type conjugative transfer ATPase TrbB, whose product MSNRQSHQRLVHKLREALGSTLCNALDDALVVEIMLNPNGQLFVERIGEAMTCAGTLAAQAAETIIGTVAHALGTEVNAARPIISGELPIDGHRFEGLLSPVVAAPVFTIRKRATRLFPLQSYVLDRIMTDYQAAMIRNAVESRMNIVVAGGTGTGKTTLTNAVIAEIVTASPEQRLVVLEDTAEIQCAAENAVCLHTTEEVDMNRLLKSTMRLRPDRIIVGEVRDGAALTLLKAWNTGHPGGVTTIHANNALSALTRLEQLTAEVSQRPMPEVIGEAVDLVIWIERVPKGRRVRDLLLVEGYRDGRYRVESCNPEDSRDVA is encoded by the coding sequence GTGTCCAACCGCCAATCTCATCAGCGCCTGGTCCACAAACTGCGCGAAGCCCTGGGGAGCACGCTCTGTAACGCACTCGACGACGCACTCGTCGTCGAGATCATGCTCAATCCGAATGGCCAACTCTTTGTCGAGCGGATCGGTGAGGCAATGACCTGCGCCGGCACTCTGGCGGCGCAGGCCGCAGAAACCATCATCGGCACGGTTGCTCATGCACTGGGGACTGAAGTCAACGCGGCCCGGCCGATCATCTCTGGCGAACTGCCAATTGACGGACACCGCTTCGAAGGCCTGTTGTCGCCGGTTGTCGCGGCGCCGGTCTTTACCATACGCAAGCGAGCCACGCGCCTCTTCCCGCTCCAAAGCTACGTGCTGGACAGGATCATGACCGATTATCAGGCCGCGATGATCCGGAACGCAGTGGAAAGCCGCATGAACATCGTGGTCGCCGGTGGCACCGGGACCGGCAAGACGACCCTGACCAATGCCGTCATCGCTGAAATTGTCACGGCCAGCCCGGAACAGCGCCTCGTCGTCCTCGAAGATACTGCCGAAATCCAGTGCGCCGCCGAGAACGCAGTGTGCCTGCACACCACCGAAGAGGTCGACATGAACCGGTTGCTGAAGTCCACCATGCGCCTTCGACCCGACCGGATCATCGTTGGCGAGGTGCGAGATGGTGCGGCCCTCACACTGTTGAAGGCCTGGAACACCGGGCACCCCGGCGGCGTCACCACCATCCACGCCAACAATGCGCTTTCGGCATTGACCCGCCTCGAGCAGCTAACGGCAGAGGTCAGCCAGCGCCCCATGCCGGAAGTGATTGGCGAAGCCGTAGACCTGGTCATCTGGATCGAGCGCGTTCCCAAGGGGCGCCGGGTGCGGGACCTCCTGCTGGTCGAAGGCTATCGCGATGGCCGCTATCGCGTCGAATCCTGCAATCCGGAGGACAGTCGCGATGTCGCGTAA
- a CDS encoding TrbC/VirB2 family protein, whose amino-acid sequence MSRKTLGIAISVLIVGALCTQPALASGGGGLPWEAPLQQIQESITGPVAAAIALAAVAIAGGMLIFGGELNDFARRLVYVVLVAGILLGATQIVALFGSSGSSIGQVENPDPGLVRIDG is encoded by the coding sequence ATGTCGCGTAAGACACTTGGAATCGCGATCAGCGTGCTCATTGTCGGCGCGCTTTGTACACAACCGGCGCTGGCGAGCGGGGGAGGGGGGTTGCCCTGGGAAGCTCCGCTCCAGCAAATCCAGGAGTCGATCACGGGGCCGGTTGCCGCAGCGATAGCACTCGCGGCCGTCGCAATCGCCGGCGGCATGCTGATCTTTGGCGGCGAGCTTAACGATTTTGCCCGACGGCTGGTCTATGTGGTGCTGGTTGCCGGCATTCTACTCGGCGCCACCCAGATTGTTGCCCTCTTCGGCTCGAGCGGCTCGTCCATTGGCCAGGTAGAGAACCCGGACCCGGGTTTGGTGCGGATCGATGGCTGA
- a CDS encoding conjugal transfer protein TrbD has product MAEVASRLQRVRIHRALSRPNLLFGADRELVLVTGLAAVILIFVVLTPISAIVGVAIWMLVIGLLRMMGKADPLMRKVYLRHLRYRPSYRPTASPWRRY; this is encoded by the coding sequence ATGGCTGAGGTCGCCAGCCGACTGCAGCGCGTCCGCATTCATCGCGCCTTGTCACGGCCGAACCTGTTGTTCGGCGCCGACCGCGAGCTCGTGCTGGTCACCGGCCTTGCCGCCGTCATCCTGATCTTTGTGGTCCTGACGCCGATCTCGGCCATTGTGGGCGTGGCGATCTGGATGCTGGTGATCGGATTGCTGCGGATGATGGGCAAAGCCGATCCGCTCATGCGCAAGGTCTATCTCCGCCACCTTCGCTACCGGCCTAGTTACCGGCCGACCGCATCCCCTTGGCGCCGGTACTGA
- a CDS encoding conjugal transfer protein TrbE: MVALKQFRNTSPGFSDLLPYAGLIDNGVLLLKDGSLMAGWYFAGPDSESATDIERNEVSRQINAILARLGSGWMIQVEALRIPATSYPTREQSHFPDQVSRLIDDERRQRFEAADGHFESQHAIILTYRPPEPRKSGLVRYIYSDADARNERFGDSALGAFNTAIREFEQYMANVLSIRRMVTREATEAGGTRIARYDELLQFVRFCTVGENHPVRLPAIPMYLDFLVTAEFHHGLTPLVDNRHLAVVAIDGFPAESWPGILNVLDAMPLGYRWSSRFMFLDPLEARQKLERTRKKWLQKVRPFMDQLFQTRSGAIDQDAAQMVAEAEDAIAEANSQLVAYGYYTPVIVLFGEDDDLLRKQAEGIRRLIQAEGFGARIETMNATEAFLGSLPGNWYANIREPLINTRNLADLIPLNTVWAGSPVCPCPFYPAGSPPLMQVASGSTPFRLNLHAGDVGHTLIFGPTGSGKSTLLALIAAQFRRYENAQLFVFDKGRSLLPLTLAIGADHYDVGAGEGLTFCPLASLETDGDRAWATEWLETLIELQGVKITPDHRNAIARQLGLMAQSERRSLSDFVSGVQQRDIKDALLHYTVDGPMGHLLDAEQDGLTLSSFQTFEIDELMNLGERNLVPVLLYLFRRIEKRLTGAPSLIILDEAWLMLGHPVFRDKIREWLKVLRKANCAVVLATQSISDAERSGIIDVLKESCPTKICLPNGAAREVGTREFYERIGFNDRQIEIVAGAMPKREYYVVSPDGRRLFDMALGPVTLSFVGASGKDDLKRITALHQEFAGDWPAHWLAERGIAHAHDLFV; encoded by the coding sequence ATGGTGGCGCTTAAGCAATTCCGCAATACGAGCCCTGGCTTCTCCGATCTTCTGCCCTATGCAGGACTAATCGACAATGGTGTGCTCCTGCTCAAGGACGGCTCGCTTATGGCCGGCTGGTATTTCGCCGGACCGGACAGCGAGAGCGCAACCGACATCGAGCGCAATGAAGTCTCAAGGCAGATCAACGCCATCCTTGCCCGACTGGGCTCTGGTTGGATGATCCAGGTCGAAGCACTGCGCATCCCGGCCACAAGCTATCCCACACGCGAACAATCGCACTTTCCCGACCAGGTGAGCAGGCTGATAGACGACGAACGGCGCCAGCGGTTCGAAGCGGCTGACGGGCATTTCGAAAGCCAGCACGCCATCATACTGACCTATAGGCCACCCGAACCGCGAAAATCCGGGCTGGTCCGCTATATCTATTCGGACGCGGACGCGCGCAACGAGCGGTTCGGCGACAGCGCCTTGGGCGCCTTCAACACGGCCATCCGCGAATTTGAGCAGTACATGGCCAATGTGCTTTCAATCCGAAGGATGGTGACGCGAGAGGCAACCGAAGCGGGCGGCACCCGGATCGCGCGCTACGACGAACTGCTGCAATTCGTGCGCTTCTGCACCGTCGGGGAAAACCACCCGGTTCGCCTGCCGGCAATCCCGATGTATCTCGATTTTCTGGTGACAGCCGAATTTCACCACGGACTGACGCCGCTAGTGGACAACCGGCATCTCGCTGTTGTCGCCATAGATGGATTTCCCGCGGAAAGCTGGCCAGGCATCCTCAATGTCCTCGACGCCATGCCATTAGGTTATCGCTGGTCATCCCGCTTCATGTTCCTCGATCCGCTTGAGGCGCGCCAAAAGCTGGAGCGCACCCGCAAGAAGTGGCTACAGAAAGTCCGGCCGTTCATGGACCAGCTGTTCCAGACGCGGTCGGGAGCCATTGACCAGGATGCGGCGCAGATGGTGGCCGAAGCCGAGGATGCGATCGCGGAGGCCAACTCCCAGCTTGTTGCCTATGGCTACTATACCCCCGTCATTGTGCTGTTTGGCGAAGACGACGACCTGTTGCGCAAACAGGCCGAAGGCATCCGTCGTCTCATCCAGGCCGAAGGGTTTGGGGCTCGCATCGAGACGATGAATGCCACTGAAGCCTTTCTGGGATCATTGCCCGGCAATTGGTACGCCAATATCCGCGAGCCGTTGATCAACACCCGCAACCTTGCCGATCTCATCCCGCTCAACACGGTTTGGGCCGGAAGCCCAGTTTGCCCATGCCCATTCTATCCCGCCGGGTCACCACCCCTGATGCAGGTGGCCAGCGGCTCGACGCCGTTCCGGCTCAACCTGCATGCGGGCGACGTCGGTCACACGTTGATCTTTGGCCCCACCGGGTCGGGCAAATCCACGCTACTGGCGCTGATTGCAGCGCAGTTCCGCCGCTACGAGAATGCCCAGCTATTTGTCTTCGACAAGGGCCGGTCGCTGTTGCCACTGACGCTGGCGATTGGCGCCGATCACTACGATGTCGGGGCAGGGGAGGGGCTCACCTTCTGCCCGCTGGCATCGCTTGAAACGGACGGCGACCGCGCCTGGGCCACCGAGTGGCTCGAAACACTGATCGAACTGCAAGGCGTCAAGATCACGCCCGATCACCGCAATGCCATCGCCCGCCAACTCGGATTGATGGCGCAATCGGAGCGCCGGTCGCTCTCGGACTTCGTTTCTGGCGTGCAGCAGCGCGACATCAAGGATGCGCTCCTGCACTACACCGTCGATGGCCCGATGGGACACTTGCTTGATGCCGAACAGGATGGCCTGACGCTGTCCTCATTCCAAACGTTCGAGATCGATGAGCTGATGAATCTGGGCGAGCGCAATCTCGTTCCTGTCCTGCTCTATCTGTTCCGTCGTATCGAGAAGCGCCTGACCGGAGCACCGAGTCTCATCATTCTCGATGAAGCCTGGTTGATGCTTGGCCATCCAGTGTTCCGAGACAAAATTCGAGAATGGCTCAAGGTTCTGCGCAAGGCTAATTGCGCCGTGGTCTTGGCCACTCAGTCCATCTCGGACGCAGAGCGCTCCGGCATCATCGATGTCCTCAAGGAATCCTGCCCGACCAAAATCTGCCTTCCGAACGGGGCGGCGCGCGAGGTGGGCACACGAGAATTCTACGAGCGGATCGGCTTCAACGACCGGCAGATCGAGATCGTCGCCGGGGCCATGCCGAAGCGGGAGTATTACGTCGTTTCCCCCGATGGACGGCGTCTTTTCGACATGGCGCTTGGCCCGGTGACGCTCAGCTTTGTCGGGGCCAGCGGCAAGGATGATCTCAAGCGCATCACGGCGTTGCATCAGGAATTTGCTGGCGACTGGCCGGCCCATTGGCTCGCAGAACGAGGGATCGCCCATGCGCATGACTTGTTTGTCTAG
- the trbJ gene encoding P-type conjugative transfer protein TrbJ, with translation MTCLSRLAFGLLLYSAAVQAQAAGQLVGATEFTQILNNAELVGLAGQSGIQIDNQVTQIAHQVEQIQNQLRIYENMLQNTLTLPEQVWGQVENDLNRLRAIVGEGQGIAFSMGNLDDVLQQRFQSYAQLKDGPLSGEDFSSAYQSWSDTTRDTIGGTLKAANLTAEQFSSEEATMDRLRTMSGTSVGQMQALQVGHQIATQQVAQMQKLRGLVSQQMTMMGTWYQSEQAAKDLAQTRREDFFSTTRPPTSGGQQMEPRW, from the coding sequence ATGACTTGTTTGTCTAGACTGGCCTTCGGGCTCCTGCTCTACTCAGCTGCGGTGCAGGCGCAGGCGGCGGGACAACTTGTTGGTGCCACCGAATTCACTCAGATCCTGAACAATGCCGAGTTGGTCGGGCTCGCCGGCCAGTCCGGCATTCAGATCGACAATCAAGTGACCCAGATCGCTCACCAGGTCGAGCAGATCCAGAACCAGCTTCGCATCTACGAGAACATGCTGCAGAACACCCTTACCCTTCCCGAGCAGGTCTGGGGCCAGGTGGAGAACGACCTCAACCGGCTGCGTGCCATTGTTGGGGAAGGGCAGGGGATCGCCTTCTCGATGGGCAATCTCGACGACGTGTTGCAGCAGCGTTTCCAGAGCTACGCCCAACTGAAGGACGGTCCTCTCTCCGGTGAGGATTTTTCATCCGCGTACCAAAGCTGGTCCGACACCACCCGCGACACGATCGGGGGCACTCTCAAGGCTGCGAACCTGACAGCAGAACAATTCTCGTCGGAGGAAGCGACCATGGATCGACTGCGGACGATGTCCGGCACGTCTGTTGGGCAAATGCAGGCCCTGCAGGTCGGTCACCAGATCGCCACCCAGCAGGTCGCGCAGATGCAAAAGCTGCGAGGGCTGGTGTCCCAGCAGATGACGATGATGGGCACCTGGTACCAGTCCGAACAGGCCGCCAAGGATCTAGCCCAGACCCGGCGCGAAGACTTTTTCAGCACCACACGTCCACCAACCTCAGGTGGACAACAGATGGAGCCTCGCTGGTGA